A region of Rattus rattus isolate New Zealand chromosome 7, Rrattus_CSIRO_v1, whole genome shotgun sequence DNA encodes the following proteins:
- the Tdrd15 gene encoding tudor domain-containing protein 15: MDSTSLLPTLLDADLTVLHIECLPKDILVKFQGKNNSECQFDYHILQREIQYIPKVANNLGIDEFCLVEERTGEWQRGRVLGKKNEVYTVLLIDRGDELTVDSTRVASAYKKIFELPPRVIFGIFANILPVGEKWSPKALNYFRSLVGIQLKGNVQTILPLQMILLEAPKVISGVLELQLGRFVDRETFRLIVETLKEIPQPMPDLLRHKRPVLQSRSKSTSLDIQYVLDNFQPSLPVGSLDSIKVSSALSPSKFYCQLLKQIPELEDLTERMNLHYNTGDQETSPACENFGLLCVAKGTNGRWQRGILQQVLPDNQVKIWFMDYGGSESVPSVHVKKLKQDFVFAPLFSFPCSLTYLHSPDQEVRKQQLTVFKQALLGHVVSACIDWFSEDERLYYVTLQPQESEAHSKCLQRTRSTQKHCPAFEPDISKALDDAGTYGTDSFVVDVERPAGGLNKVDDLRAAFAIKTVKMEIESTYIAFVVNVLNPSNFWVRINKYQNKFQDLMRTINKFYNIPENDELTLRHPGPGLFCCARYSKDRCFYRAIITEVDDYQINVYLLDYGSTDSISFFDAKILLPEFCELPPLAVHCSLAYIAPVTKVWIKAATDYFKKIVLNKAILLQVIRKRDDKYMVNIQNVEAPENTDAVSLMLQAGHAKPAEVPSWGFHKSVRDRLVLKLNTLHEKSVVTSVPVKRPEPERYHSNKLKGNISSVCRFLDLKVSFNLVFEPNPSQSYKEYVFKPGKLLEVNCSYCHGPGDFSCQLQCKLEDLKLLMEQIQAYYSIHPEPYQTGKVACVAKHSRDGKWYRAAILTQASEQEVELIFVDYGNQERVFIKDLCAINPHFLALEAQAFRCCLNYLVEPITYKLLDWTAEASRDFGNFISSCGGLLTCIVYALVLIHPRCLCNLVDLQSPFTSANEFLLRRGSTHHSAFSRPLPFSISLYSYYYSSFDVKIGSEEDVYISHVYSPKRFYCQLCRNSKDLEMLETRITEMINLKMCSKYDWNRMRLCLSQYIEDGLSYRALVKPTASASDTCVYFVDYGNEQLVKENMLCAISDQFPELLFTPMQAIQCFLSDLRDIDIPGEINRWFEDNFLGKPLKAVILSRESDGQLGIDLYDGYQHINQTIKLLLNVYGQKHSKQAWCGGKNQRLNRVSAASLKENTESNRCHNAINKTSLATHPANKTDRWMRPQSIYSRSLKSSVCCKVEPMPKSKVKKSSKDRLKNIKFAAGSEHIPEDSDTGPNSEERVSKLLTKDLNQSAPQSPQVLIRPPTTDIPQPHIDLSTQVKGSAPTIHHPANFHMASTENGNEAIELTDVLKEKTDSQKNRNCLTLLVRGHAEDANDHATSRGVTKNVLAEGSFEVEVFDHGNTAIVNGSKVYSINRELLTIPRLGIGSLLHRVRWDGPVEICKSKIANYFASVMKGTVFCEFWKTPDQKWEVNITCGDKCVIKKLLRWSPCPKPQKLALQMPQAVSHKVSPHEANNERTGRVNMCGGSMLFLPFSQQLGENPFELLRHEQLEENKTIYISETGKFHVTLPENQKTSDLALLKAPSGEIISSPRRGVPYKCFWFTHSTLEFIVCLFAHLEMSILSLKYSDYTWEVDVSVNGMLPLGYFNVATSQVEEQRKQRSSGTVFGLEPQTLWSPCTIRPSVWPLLQNGKRYSGIATAVCDPSDFCVQLEDFFDIMKHLFTLLSDVPEPLQALPSEHMIPGSSCLFKSELEDRWSRAEISEVSDQSFHLVLSDLGRSVHVPYSEATNLKSVPQKIMNLPRLIYPCGLYGVLPAMGKLWTNEVRQLFQDFRSKPGLVVQFRENGPGAVSEVDVIQENDSVADMLVASGLARHPKNSAHPDGITAPGCMKAGHKRQSLTICSLLDKHCYKKEDVNYSRNKQKLQRRKRMKRRNVARHLLKKNYASKKLHSGNLKLRRQVLSGKLNFQSAVLLGICVASLSGGVPDPLENSTDCVGNIREDLSTEGLQEKSYTIDSKAAGANEKITVERLKSKSLYLKEFLFLILCF; encoded by the coding sequence atGGATTCTACATCTTTATTGCCAACACTTTTAGATGCAGATCTGACAGTTTTGCATATTGAGTGTCTTCCTAAGGACATTCTTGTGAAATTCCAAGGCAAAAATAATAGTGAGTGTCAGTTCGACTATCACATATTGCAGAGGGAAATACAGTATATCCCCAAAGTGGCGAATAACCTGGGCATTGACGAGTTTTGCCTGGTGGAGGAAAGGACTGGAGAATGGCAGAGAGGAAGAGTCCTGGGAAAGAAGAATGAAGTCTATACAGTGCTGCTCATTGATCGTGGAGACGAGTTGACAGTTGATAGTACTCGAGTAGCCTCTGCTTACAAAAAAATATTTGAGCTCCCGCCCAGAGTCATATTTGGCATCTTTGCCAACATACTCCCAGTTGGAGAGAAATGGTCTCCCAAAGCTCTGAATTATTTCAGGTCACTAGTAGGAATACAGCTGAAAGGCAATGTGCAAACTATTTTACCCCTTCAAATGATTCTTCTTGAGGCACCCAAAGTTATATCTGGGGTTCTTGAATTACAATTAGGAAGATTTGTTGACCGGGAAACATTTCGTCTTATTGTGGAAACTTTAAAGGAAATCCCTCAGCCAATGCCAGACTTACTACGACATAAAAGACCGGTGTTGCAGTCAAGAAGCAAGAGCACTTCACTTGATATTCAATATGTCTTAGATAATTTCCAGCCATCTTTACCAGTGGGAAGTCTGGACAGCATCAAAGTGTCATCTGCACTAAGCCCTAGTAAATTTTATTGTCAATTACTCAAGCAGATTCCAGAGCTAGAAGACCTCACAGAGCGTATGAATTTGCATTACAACACAGGTGATCAAGAAACCAGCCCCGCGTGTGAGAATTTTGGACTCCTCTGTGTTGCTAAAGGGACAAATGGGCGGTGGCAAAGAGGGATTCTCCAGCAGGTCTTGCCCGATAATCAAGTAAAAATTTGGTTCATGGATTACGGTGGCAGCGAGTCTGTACCCTCCGTCCACgtgaagaaactgaagcaggattTTGTCTTTGCACCGTTGTTCTCTTTTCCGTGCTCCCTGACATATTTACACAGCCCAGACCAAGAAGTAAGGAAACAACAGCTGACTGTATTTAAGCAAGCCCTCTTGGGACATGTAGTGTCTGCCTGCATTGACTGGTTCAGTGAGGACGAACGTCTGTATTATGTGACTTTACAGCCTCAAGAATCTGAAGCTCATTCTAAGTGTCTGCAGAGGACCAGGAGCACACAGAAACACTGTCCTGCATTCGAGCCAGACATTTCCAAAGCCTTGGACGATGCAGGCACTTACGGGACAGACAGCTTCGTGGTTGATGTTGAGCGGCCAGCGGGTGGACTAAACAAAGTGGATGACTTAAGAGCAGCTTTTGctattaaaacagtaaaaatggaGATCGAATCTACCTACATAGCGTTTGTAGTGAACGTGTTGAACCCATCGAATTTCTGGGTACGCATTAATAAATATCAGAATAAATTTCAAGACTTAATGAGAACTATAAATAAGTTTTATAACATACCTGAAAACGATGAATTAACTCTGAGACACCCTGGACCTGGACTATTCTGTTGTGCCAGATACAGCAAGGATAGATGTTTCTACCGAGCCATCATCACAGAAGTGGATGACTATCAGATTAATGTTTACCTCCTGGACTATGGCAGTACTGACTCCATATCGTTTTTTGATGCCAAAATATTGCTTCCAGAATTTTGTGAGTTGCCTCCCTTGGCCGTGCACTGTTCACTGGCCTATATAGCTCCAGTGACAAAAGTGTGGATAAAGGCAGCGAcagattactttaaaaaaatcgtTTTGAACAAAGCAATCTTGCTCCAAGTTATAAGGAAAAGAGATGACAAATACATGGTGAATATTCAGAATGTCGAAGCTCCCGAGAATACTGATGCTGTCTCTCTGATGCTACAAGCTGGACATGCAAAACCTGCAGAGGTACCGTCGTGGGGTTTCCACAAATCTGTAAGAGACCGTTTAGTGTTAAAGCTAAATACACTTCATGAGAAAAGTGTCGTGACCTCTGTCCCTGTCAAAAGACCTGAGCCTGAGAGGTATCATTCCAATAAGCTGAAAGGAAACATCTCATCTGTGTGCAGGTTCCTGGatttaaaagtttctttcaaCTTGGTTTTTGAACCCAACCCATCACAATCTTATAAGGAATATGTGTTCAAACCAGGCAAACTTCTTGAAGTCAACTGTTCCTACTGTCATGGCCCTGGTGACTTTTCATGCCAGCTTCAGTGTAAGTTAGAAGACTTAAAGCTGCTGATGGAACAAATTCAAGCTTACTATAGCATCCACCCAGAGCCGTATCAGACGGGGAAGGTAGCTTGTGTTGCTAAGCATTCCAGGGATGGGAAGTGGTACAGGGCTGCCATCTTGACTCAGGCATCGGAACAAGAAGTTGAACTAATATTTGTTGACTATGGCAACCAAGAGCGAGTGTTCATTAAAGACCTTTGTGCTATCAACCCGCATTTTCTTGCTTTAGAAGCCCAGGCTTTCAGATGCTGTCTCAACTATTTAGTTGAGCCCATTACTTATAAGCTATTAGACTGGACAGCAGAAGCCTCCAGAGACTTTGGAAATTTCATTTCTTCATGTGGAGGCTTACTTACCTGTATCGTGTATGCCTTAGTCCTCATACACCCTAGATGCCTATGTAACTTAGTGGATTTACAATCCCCATTTACCAGTGCAAATGAATTTCTCCTTCGCCGTGGCTCCACCCACCACAGCGCATTCTCAAGGCCACTCCCATTTTCAATTAGCCTCTACAGTTACTATTACTCTTCCTTTGACGTAAAGATCGGAAGTGAAGAAGACGTGTATATATCTCACGTGTATAGTCCCAAGAGGTTCTATTGCCAGCTTTGTAGAAACAGCAAAGACTTAGAGATGCTGGAGACAAGAATCACAGAGATGATTAACCTCAAAATGTGTTCAAAATATGACTGGAACAGAATGagactgtgcctctctcagtacATAGAGGATGGGCTCTCATATAGAGCCTTAGTGAAGCCAACAGCTTCAGCATCTGACACTTGCGTTTACTTTGTGGACTACGGGAATGAGcaattggtcaaagaaaatatgcTGTGCGCCATTTCTGACCAGTTTCCCGAGCTGCTGTTTACTCCTATGCAAGCAATTCAGTGTTTTCTGTCAGATCTGAGAGATATTGATATTCCAGGAGAAATCAATAGATGGTTTGAAGACAATTTCTTAGGGAAACCATTAAAAGCTGTAATACTGTCTAGGGAATCGGATGGGCAGCTTGGTATAGACTTATATGATGGGTATCAACATataaatcagacaataaaattgCTACTTAATGTTTACGGACAAAAGCATTCTAAACAAGCCTGGTGTGGGGGAAAGAATCAGAGGTTAAATCGAGTATCCGCTgcttctttgaaagaaaacacagaaagcaacCGTTGCCACAATGCGATAAATAAAACTAGCCTAGCAACACATCCTGCAAACAAAACAGATCGATGGATGCGTCCCCAAAGCATATACAGCAGGAGTTTGAAATCATCAGTTTGTTGTAAAGTTGAACCCATGCCAAAAAGCAAAGTGAAGAAGTCCTCGAAGGAcagacttaaaaatataaaatttgccGCTGGGTCTGAACACATTCCTGAAGACAGTGACACCGGCCCCAACTCAGAAGAGAGGGTATCAAAATTACTTACCAAAGATTTAAATCAATCAGCTCCTCAAAGCCCTCAAGTCCTTATTAGACCTCCAACCACAGACATTCCTCAACCCCACATTGACTTGAGTACCCAGGTGAAGGGGTCTGCACCCACAATCCATCATCCAGCCAATTTTCATATGGCATCTACCGAGAATGGAAATGAAGCCATAGAACTCACTGATGttctaaaagaaaagacagatagCCAGAAAAACCGGAACTGTCTGACCCTTCTGGTGAGAGGTCATGCAGAAGACGCTAATGATCATGCCACGTCCAGAGGTGTTACTAAGAATGTGTTGGCTGAGGGGTCCTTTGAAGTGGAAGTTTTTGATCATGGTAATACTGCCATAGTAAATGGATCTAAAGTTTATTCAATTAACAGGGAACTCTTAACTATCCCCCGGctaggaattggttctcttcttcatAGGGTAAGATGGGATGGGCCCGTTGAAATATGTAAAAGCAAAATTGCAAATTATTTTGCCTCAGTAATGAAGGGAACAGTCTTTTGTGAATTTTGGAAGACACCTGATCAAAAGTGGGAAGTAAATATAACTTGTGGCGATAAATGTGTCATCAAGAAATTGCTGAGATGGTCACCATGTCCTAAACCACAGAAGTTAGCATTGCAGATGCCTCAGGCCGTCTCTCACAAAGTTAGTCCCCATGAAGCCAACAACGAGAGGACAGGAAGGGTAAATATGTGTGGAGGGTCCATGCTCTTTCTCCCATTCTCCCAACAGCTGGGTGAAAATCCTTTTGAACTGTTGAGACATGAACagcttgaagaaaacaaaacaatttacatTTCAGAGACTGGGAAATTTCATGTGACATTaccagaaaaccagaaaacatcTGATTTAGCATTATTAAAAGCACCTAGTGGTGAGATCATAAGTAGCCCAAGACGAGGAGTACCTTATAAATGTTTTTGGTTCACACATTCTACCCTTGAGTTCATTGTGTGTTTATTTGCTCATTTGGAAATGAGCATCCTTTCTCTGAAATATTCAGACTACACTTGGGAAGTGGACGTTTCGGTAAACGGCATGCTGCCTTTGGGGTATTTCAATGTAGCAACATCTCAGGtagaagaacagagaaaacagcGATCTTCTGGTACTGTTTTTGGTCTGGAGCCCCAGACACTTTGGTCACCATGTACAATCCGGCCATCTGTTTGGCCGCTACTCCAAAATGGTAAACGATATTCCGGCATTGCCACTGCGGTCTGTGACCCCTCAGACTTCTGTGTGCAGTTAGAGGATTTCTTTGATATAATGAAGCACCTCTTTACCTTGCTTTCAGACGTACCAGAGCCCTTGCAAGCATTGCCTTCAGAGCACATGATTCCTGGGTCTAGTTGCTTGTTCAAAAGTGAGTTGGAAGATCGGTGGAGCAGGGCAGAAATTTCTGAAGTTTCAGATCAATCTTTCCATCTCGTTTTGAGTGACCTTGGACGTTCTGTTCATGTACCTTATTCAGAAGCAACGAATCTTAAATCTGTACCTCAGAAAATTATGAACTTGCCAAGGCTGATCTACCCATGTGGCCTCTATGGTGTCCTGCCTGCTATGGGGAAACTGTGGACTAATGAAGTCAGACAGCTTTTCCAAGATTTCCGAAGCAAACCGGGATTAGTTGTCCAGTTCAGGGAGAATGGTCCTGGAGCAGTATCCGAAGTGGATGTCATTCAAGAGAACGACAGTGTAGCAGATATGCTAGTGGCATCTGGTCTAGCCAGGCATCCTAAGAATTCAGCTCATCCTGACGGAATTACTGCTCCTGGATGTATGAAAGCCGGGCATAAACGGCAGAGCCTTACCATCTGCTCACTGTTGGACAAACATTGTTACAAAAAAGAAGATGTTAATTatagcagaaacaaacaaaagctacaAAGGAGGAAACGTATGAAGAGGAGAAACGTTGCTAGGCACCTCCTAAAGAAAAACTATGCCAGTAAAAAATTACACTCTGGAAATTTAAAACTGAGAAGACAAGTCCTCAGTGGGAAACTTAACTTCCAAAGTGCGGTTCTGTTGGGGATATGTGTAGCATCTCTGTCTGGCGGAGTACCTGATCCTTTAGAGAACAGCACAGACTGCGTTGGAAACATTCGTGAAGACCTATCAACCGAAGGACTCCAAGAAAAGAGTTACACAATAGACTCAAAAGCAGCGGGCGCTAACGAAAAAATTACAGTAGAACGCTTGAAAAGTAAGTCTCTGTATTTAAAGGAGTTTCTATTTctgattctttgtttttag